The Orcinus orca chromosome 1, mOrcOrc1.1, whole genome shotgun sequence DNA window TCCTTAAATCAAACTAAAACATACTTCCATTTATTGATGCAAGCACCCCTACTTTCTACTACTCAAAATCATTAATAAATGAGCAATAATTAAACTTTTGGATTTGACTAAGTAGTTTTTATACACATGTATCTGGTTGTTtagcattttatttcattaaattgcCTCATACAGGAAgtctaaaatacattttataaatttttataatcaaaaaaaagatggatgatttgtttattttggggaaAACTCAGCCCAAGGCTACTGATAGCTGTAATTCCCCTAGCCACttccacataatttttaaaatgtgaatgccAGGAATGGTGCTGTTGGTATTAATATCAGGACAAGGAAGAGAAGGACTAGGTGTCTCTGGAGGAGTCTCTGGGGGAATAAACAAAGATACTTGTGCAATGTTAGAGATTTCTGACTTCAAGTTGACCTTATCAACAGCCTGTACAGCAATGAAGAGATCTGTGCCATTTGTAAAAGTGATGTTTTCTGGTTTAAACACAAAGACTTCCTCTGAGTTGGCCTCCTTTGGGCTGAGGTGAGTGGTGTTCACTTGAAGTGAATCATTGAACTTGTCTCTGAGATCAAGAATATTTGTGCTTATTCCAATGATGTACTTGTgagcttaaaaaagaaagaaagagagaaaaaggatgtGACTTGTAATTCTcaagtctttaaaattttttaaaaatctgttagaaACAATATCACCATCCCATAAAATaccaataaataaatgtaattgatGGTCCATATTTATAAGCATTAGTATCTTcttttacattcttatttttatatcccGACAGAGTGATAAATGTAAAACTGGATCAGGCTTGACTTAAATAAAGACTAGGTCAGTATTTCTGGCCATAGCACCTGACTGAGAGAGGAGGTTAATTAccacttattattttattatttgtgcttctcaaacttgaccGTACATACACATCATCCAGGGatcttaaaatgcagattctgtttcagtaggtctggggtggggcctaagGGTCCACATTTCTAACAAGCATTCATCTGATGCCCATGCTGCAGTCCACAGACCATACTTTGAGAGGAAAACTCTGGTAGAATCTGAGATTTCTTCCAAAGGACAGCTCTGCTCCATAGATATCTATGATCTTTTCCCCATTCTCTCCAGGGGTCATTACTAAAAATGAGGTTTATTAAAGCAGCAAGCAAGATTGGCAAGATTGCCAAGCAAACGGCTTGGCAAGATTTCAGAAAAAAACTGAGGATTGCCTGTTCCTGGTTGAAACATCTTACACCCCTTTTGGCCAGTTTTTCAGATTCTAAACTTCTCATGTTTAAAAAACTTAAGCTTTCATTTCAGAGGATGTTCAAGATCCCTCCACATGCATCACCACATGCCTGCCTGCCTCACGCCCTCTGCCTCTCTGCTTGGCTGCTAAACTCTTTTACAGGGCCCACACCACACTCTGCTTACCTCTTCCGTGATCATAATCATCCCCAGGAGCCGTCCAAGTCAGATTAATGAGACTGTCCCCTTGGATTTTTGCCTTCAGGTCAGTGATTTTACAAGGCGGAAAGAGATCAGGTATGGGAGCCTTTGGAACATCGGAGGCCACAAATGAACCTCCCGAGGACGTTCTGCTGAAACACACTTGCTTGCCTTGAAGATCATCCTTATTAATTTCAGGTCTTGGTGGATTCCATTTTACCTGACCTGCATTAAAAAATTCCTCAGTGCAAGGTAAACAACACCATGAAATGGCTATACTTCCCTCTGTTTTTTATTGTATTACCCTCTTTCtaccctttccttctttcctcccacaCACAAAACTTACTCgaaccatttgttgtaaagctcccAAATCAGGTTGCATCAgatggaaaaaaagcaaagagagaaTCACAGTTCTTTAtctcacatatatttatttcctgGATATTTAGTGGAATAgctttcataatttattttttgtaaatatacTTGTCCTGGAATTGTTTCTTTTCCCAACTTTTTGCTATCCTACTCTTAACCTGACACAAGGTCAGTTTAAATACTACCTCTGCTCTAAACGTTCTCAGACTTCCTCAAGCAATCTCTTCCACCTGGGTAACACTAGGGGTTTCATTGtctttcctatttatttcttAATCAATTATCTGGGCCTTCAAGAATTGCCTTGATTAATAATTCtgtgcatttttctcttttttctccatgTTTGTGTTTTGTCTTTCTTATTCGATTGTAGTTTCTCACAAAATGTTTTATGTTAGGGGTTCTAAAATTGTGTGCTTTTGAAAGACTTGATTTTCTCAATGAATGCATGGAAATCTAATTCATGTAGCAATCCCAATTTGCTTCACATTCTTGTTGAAAGGTTGTATAAAAATCATCCTGTAATTCTAAAAATACCCTGGCCTGCTCAATCAGTGGGATTCTCAGACTctcttttcaataaaaatattctggaataccTTAACATGGCATTACTCTGGTTTTACTTTCTCataaactcttcttctttagcccTTATAATCTTTTGTCTGTAAAGACAAATTGATCTTTATCCCCATTAACCTGGTCTTGGGCAAAGATGAAATGAATACTTTAGCAGGTTTAAGATTAATTCAATTCACCAGTAGAGAATGTCTTTCTTGGTATCAAGGCTCATCAAGGTATACGGGGAAGAGCATAGCTTCCCAGTGCCAAGTCGGGTGCTATCACTTTTAGTAATGTGGACCAATAACCTCTCTagcctctgtttctccatctgtaaaatgggataattagGAGAATGAGCTATATTAATGTAAGTGTAACACTGAGCATGATGCTAGATATAGCAACTATACCCGTCTTCTCCTGACTTCTCTCCCTAACTCAACAAAAAGAGcaaaggagaataaaataagCTGAAATATGTAAAAGAGCTTTGGAAGCAACGGTgtcttttaaagcattttttcctATTATCACTTTTGCATGAGGACACACCACATGTCTCAGAATCCTCCCTTTACTGATCACACACTCAAGTAAAGAGGACAGTGTGAAGCTTCTTAGAAGAGCTTTTCTTACTACACACCAGCACTAGGACAAGACCTGTCCAGGACAGAATGCAGATTGATGGAAAACAAGTCCTGGAATCTATCAGGACTCAGTCTTGGACCTGATTCCAGCTCTAGTCCAGGACAAGTGTTCGTAACTAAGATTGGTGTGACACTGTCTGTTCCTTGGAGCATAATTTTTCCACTTGCTTACATGTGGGCTCAGTATGCTATCTGTTATTAGGTTCGTCTACTATTCTCCCTAGTCTGAgcagaagagaggaggaaaaggagacagTGGGCTTTTGGTGATACTGATGCAGATAACAAGCCCCAAATTGTTATTTTTTGATTCTGTGGAAATGCCTATATCAGTAGAAAGAGCTTTATTATGAAATGTgttaagatttatttaaaataataacaaacatttattgaacacttcttATTTACCAGCAATAGCTTATTAGatgtattttcttgtttattcctCACAACCATCCCATGAGGTAGTTACCATTATTACCTATTTTACAAGTGAGGCAAATGAAGCACAAGAGATGACCAGGGTGGTCAAAATCTACGTTCAGTCTAGTGGTTTTCAACTGGGGGCTATGTTATTACCTAGAGGACAGTGAatgatgtctggagacatttttaattgTCATGACTGTGGGGGCCGCTTCTGGTATCTAGTGAATAGAGGCCAgaaatgctgctaaacatcctacaatgcacaggactgcccttcacaacaaagaattatgtggccaaaatgtcaatagttaccaaggttgagaaaccctgatttaAGTTTGTACCATTCTCTCCACAGGTTTAGTGGTTTTCATTTGATTCCAAGCCTTTTACTCAAGCCAAGGATGTTATTATAGATGACTTACCATTCTCGATCCAGCCAGGTATGTACATGGCTCTAGTTTGCTGGGGTATCCCCTTCTGAGTGGCTGTATCGACACCTCCCAGAGCCCACACTTTTACACTGTATCTACCATTTGTATCGTAAGCTGTAAAATACCTTGAATAGACACCATCATCCTTAGTAGCATCGGCACCTTGACAGGGAAATGAAGGAATTAATGAATATCCTAAAGGTAACTGGGCATTTGTATATTTCCAACTCATACGtggattaaatttttttaaagcaaagataATCCAGTGTTATCTCCAAGAGAGTTTAGGATTTGACTATGTTAAGAATGAGGTATACTTcttttccgtgtgtgtgtgtgtgtgtgtgtgtgtgtgtaatttcatACGTGTACATCTTGTCTTCCTgaattgttgtcttttttttgaaCTCAGAGATCAATCATGTGCCTCTGTTACAACCAACATAGCACAAGGTAACTACTCAGTACGTATCTGTTGAACTGAATTCAATTACGATATGTTACTGGTGAGAAAAAaagttatatgattttttttttaatttatggcttTTCACTAGGGTAGATTTAGGTGGGAAATTCATTTACAGAATTTGTTTTAATAAGGTTACTTGTTTCACAGTAGTCAAGTTCCttctaaaaataaatgtagaattttctttttctctccctgtttgacttcttaaatataaaaataataggtaGAATTTTCCCTTTGGGTGCAGGATAATATAGAATCTACATAGATATGGGGGTCACATATAACTATACTTTAATCCAACTCTGCtgctttttaaatgtgaaagcctgtttcttcatctgtaatgtAGGGATAATATCTCCAAAGTGTGTGgtgaagattaaaaaatgaagatctatctatctacctatctatccatctgtctaaTCTTCACACAAACTCCTAACACAAAATATCtattaattttccttcttcacCTTTTGGGGGGTGTGGAATACCCACTGACAACTCCCTAGAGTCTGAGACTTCGGGGCTTTACAAAAGCTAAAGGTAGTCCCTTCCTCATGTTTTCCAACAATTTGAAATATAGGAATTGTGGGGTGGCAGAAATCTCCCCCAGCCAGAATCACAGTGCTGGACTTCCTGCTTCTAACTGTCCTCACCACAACATGCCCTCCTGCTGTTCCCTGGTTGCTTCTTGGAAAAGAAAGATATGTTCTTCAAGTTCTTGGGTGGTTACCTGCTCCGTTGTCCAATAATTCCAAAGTAACTGTTTTTCCATCCACTGATTCTATCAGGGCTGTGACCTTGGCCCTGAGAATTGGCAAGCTTCCTTGGTGAATCTTTGCATAAACTACCATAGGGCTAGGGAATTTGCCTGTGTCTTTGTTCATTTTAGAGGTCACTGTAACTGGAGGCAAGGTACCACTTGATGCACGGGAGGTGACAGTCAAAGTCAGGGTTTGTGAGCTTGCTTGTAGGCTGTATTTCCAAATGCCGACCTAGCCAAAAAAAATGGAGACATTTCCACTTAATAGCTTTAAGTGACACAGACCTGACTTCAATGCCACCTATAGGAAGAGCCCATCTAATACAAGTACATTACAAGTATATCTAAGAAGATTTTTGATACTCTCTCAGCCAAGGGAAACTTTGGTATATTTGGACTAAGTACATGGTTCTATTGCCAAGAAAATCCTAGTTGGGAAAAATGAGGTCTGAAAGTTGTGTCTTTATTATAGCCTTGGTTTCTCAAGAGCAGGATCAAATCGACAGATTCCTGAGGTAGAGGAAATAGTTTTCATGATGCCAAAGCTCTAGCTGCTGTGTAATTTGAAGGTTCCTCCTTTTAGCACCTGGAGAAAATATCACCAACTTCCTTTTTCTTGACTTGCTGTCATACTGAGTGATTTCCACCGGATGGagatttttccttgttttctctttcattcaatACTGGCTCTTTTTTAAGAAACCACCCTCATTTAAAAAGCTACAATTATTctgtaaaaattttatattatcttaTCAAATtgtgagaaggaaaaatgatGAGTCCATACCTTGGCAATGCCTGGGATTTGGAGGTAGGCCATTTTGATGTATGTGTCCACTAAAAAGCCATCTTGCTTCTTTCCACTGGGATCCCAGAGAAGGATTTGGGGAATGTCAGTTGTCCAGGTGATGAGAAACAAAGTGTCTTTCCCCACAGTACTGTCCACAATCACCGTGCCATTCAACCACTGACTGTTCTGGAGGGTTAATCCCTTGCTCTCAAGCTGTTAAGAAAAACAGCTCTTTACTTTCTGGAGAATACAGCTCCCATCACATAGTCTCTTCCATTCTGTCTCCAACTCTCAGTTATCCCATTAAAAAGCCTTCAGTGATGCCTGAGTCCTTGGTTTGATATTTAGGACCTATTATGATCCAATTCTAAATTACTTTTCCAGCCTTAGCTTCCATAATGTTGATTCCTACACCCAAACCAGACCACTTCCCCGTATGATCCTCATGAATCCCTGACTCTCTGACTATCATACTCTCTGCTTTTCCTGGAAGTCTGTACATTCATGTCCATTTGTCTAAGCCTTACCTACCCTTCAAAATTCAATTCAAAAGTCACTTTCTCCATGAAGCTTTCTCTGATGTCCATCTCACTTACTGTGGAGAATAATCTCTCCCTCCCTTGATCTCCCATAGACTCTTATTTCTATCAATCCTTTGATCTCCTCACATTGTGTTTTGCTTTATACCTACTGGTGTACACAGCTCATCTCACTACTAGACTATAAACCCTTAAGGAGACTAACTAGGACTTATTTTCCCCACATATGGATTGTTTGAATTGCAATTAACTAATTTGTGAGCCAATTATTACTGCAGTCCTTgtgaagataaatgaaataaatcaatggCCAAGGCTGATTCGTTGTCTGAAGTAGAATGAAGGAGCTGTGGAGCAGGGGTTGAGGTGGGGTAGGGCTAACCAGACTTTGTAGAAATGTGATTTTTGAGGATTATCTCCTAGATAATTATTTATGGTCCTTAAATTGATATCCATTAGAAGATAGGGTGGCCTGGTAATGGAGCCAGACTTTCTAGTTTTGTATGTAGATTATGATCTGGGATATGAAGAAAGCTAGGGGCCCTTAGATATGATTCTTATGGCAGGTGGGTAAATGAGTCCTACTCATGTCTCTATCTTTCTCCCTTTTtggtttcttaaatataaaaataatgggcAGAAACTGCCTGGCTGTAAACttgccctttcatcactttaattatttttctaagacACATTCCTCCCACATCCAAACCGGGCTCTTGGGTTTAATATTCTAAATCTGAACTAGGATAACCCAAATGAGTATAATTGCTGTATTCTTTGACTGAATAAATGCTACATCGATAGACTAGAAAGGCTATTATTTTGAAATCTGTcattatttggctttttaaattttttttattggagtatagttgatttacaatgttgtgttagtttcaggtgtacagcaaagtgaatcagttatacatatacatatatccactcttttttagattctcttcccatataggccattaaagagtactgagtagagttccctgtgctatatattagGTCATTGTTTGGCTTTGACACTACAttattcctttaattttattCACAATAAAAGTTACAACTCACACAAGTGTGGTGCTGATTGTTCACTCTCTCTAGTTTAAAGATTCATGTGAATAACTTTTACAACTATTAGAgaagagcatttaaaaatatatttgtcctttttttattGTCCCAagacttttgaaagaaaatttggttttcttgaaattttaGAAGCAGAAGGGCCCGTAGAAGTTTTCTGGTTCATCTCTGGCTgagaagctgaagctcagagaagtaaagTTCTTTGCCCATGGTCACAGTTAATGGCAGACCCATGAACAGGATCCAGGTGTCTGGACTGACAACATGGGCTTTTCACAGTACAAATCACTTTCCATTCATTATATGAAAATCTTGGCAAATATCAGGGATTTGAGGTAATGGAAAAATAGACCAAGTAATCCCTGCACATTTGTCCCAGAAAATTTATACTGAGATGATCTACTCTGAAGAAAATTCTGAGCCAATTATATTGCTATGGGTGCTTGTtaacagatgttaaaaaagaattccTGGACCCACTATATTTTATGTTGATGGTTTCTAAGAGGAAGTCACTTAGTATTGTTTCCAAACAAGAAACACTAATTGCCTTGTTTAAATGAATAGTGTTGTATTTTAGGAATAATGTCTAATATCAGGCTGAAAcgtctattttaattttaattcattactAGAAGAATGTAGAACTTAAAACTTTTAACCATTAAACTCCCCGTCTTGGCTATGGTTATTTATAAACATGAAAAACCAAGGAGGAAGAACTCTGACCTGGATGGAACGCTGGGAGACAGCTCCGTTTCCTGATGAAAGGGCCCCAAAAGCATCCATGAGGCCATTGTTCTGAACCTGATCTGAAGCATATGTCTGTAAACCTCCTAAAATGCAATCACATTATCAGAAGTTATTTTCTAGAAAGCAAGTATTTGCAACATTTTAGATATTGTTAAGATaacaaaatacatattatatactgTGTTATTAAAGTACTAATAGATTAATGTTAAATAGGTGTCCAGATTAACTCAGAAGCTGATACTAACTTTTTAATCCTATTAAATAATAGCTTCAGCAACATAGTCATTTGGCCACTTCAGCTCTCTGCAAAGCAGTCAAGAATCTCCGACAGACCAAAACTAGTAATATAAATCTGGTGTTTTAAAGGTCATGCACTTTCATATGAGTCATTAAGCCTTACTGCAAGTGTAttgatttattcttattttagacATAATCTTAGCAAGCTTGACTTTCAAGTTTTCTCCTAAATCAGAAAAGATGTGTATGTTACAACAgtaagaaataacaactgacaggGGACAGTTATAGAAAAGTATTATGTATAGTAAACAGGAGATGATATACCAGACCATGTAGTCTTGAGCTATTTAGAATAGATGTAACTGAGATAGTTGATGAGAAAGCACTTTAAAACTGTTAATGACATCCAAAATCTAAGAGTATTTTGGTCATCCTACTGGTACTTCACCCAGATCCCCTTTTCTAGGCTACTGCATCTCTCCCCAGCTGCTCTAAGTGTTAGATTAATGGCATATAGCTGCCTCCTATTCAAGAAAATGTCTTTACCTAATGGGGCCACCCTAGCTAAAGACATAACATGCCCCCTTACCCCTGCTCTGCCCTGACAGTCTATAACCACTGACTGATGGACACAGTGGTACAAAAGGTCAGCCTTCTCTTTCAATATTGTACCAAATCTGTGATGCAATTCCAGATCCAGAGCCCCCTGTGGCACCAGGCTTCAGCTAGCCTCTAATTTCACATCTGTGCTTAGCTTCTTCCCCTGCCTGATCTTACTCCCTACTCTCCCTTTCTCCTGAGACCTCTCCCTCTATAAATCACATGCACTTAAATCCttttctcaggctctgcttctaggaaACCCAGCCTAAGACAGGTAGTATTAGGAGCAAAGAGTCCTGTCACTTTATCTGGCTTAGATGGCAACTCAGCATAATAATTGATATCCATAATGCTGgctctaagttaaaaaaatttaaaaaaatattaaaacctacTCTGCTGAAGAAGCCAGGTTCAGATGGGATATATTTTAACTGTATGTGTATGGAAGGTAGAAGCACAATATATGAATGTTTTACAAAGAAACTGCattatattctatattttcaGAGTGACCTTCTGTTTGGTTCAGCAGGCCCTTTGCCCTTCCCCTGCTATTTCTTGTTCAAGCCCCAATTCAGATGTCACCTTCCTGTACACTCCTTCTTCCCCAGATAAAGTCTAGGCTCCCTTCTTTGTACTCATTGTACCCTCTATTACTAATAGAGCACTTGTATCATAGTATTATATAGTTAGTGGCTTGTCGTCTGTGTCCCCTGGTCTCTTGGCCAGCTGCCAACTGGAAGTGAGTGGTTCCTGGCTAACTGATTAGATTCTTTCCAGTCCTTATAAAGTGTCTGGGAAGAGAGTCCCAAGTTCTCCCTAGAGTGCTGTGCTGGTCCCATGTTCTCCAGACTGCCCTAATCCTAGAACCaaggctttaaaataaatgagtggCGTCAGTTCTAAAAGTCATTTGGGGTAAGAGCAGCTAGTTAGTCGATAAGATAACCCCAtctgtccctatcccacccttcccctACTCCCCAGAGCACTggagctcacagtccagtggAAGAGAAAATACAGTAGGACTTAGCAGGTCATCCTTCACCTGTCATTTTAGACAGCTCCTCTAGTTCCCGTGCTGCAGACGGCCCTAGGGCGACTGTATGGATGATGACTCCACTTTGCTTCACTTCATTAAAGCATGAGCTTATAGTGCTGTCCTCCCCATCGGTCAGTAACACAATTTCAGATCCATCTGTTGGGTATTTCTTCCTAATCACCTAAGGACATAATTCAGGCATGAGTTGTCATACTCAGGGTAGCCAAAGTGTTTGGGAAAACTGCAGTTAAAGGGAATGAGAAGAGAAATTCCAGAGGGGATAAACAAAAGTGTCTAGGAATGGTCAAATATCTCTCTGTCTTGCAATGATACAAGACCATGGAACTTGACAATGGTCTTTTCTCTTGGTTAGCCTGTTGCAGAGAAGACTCAATAAGGTGGGATGCAGGGCAGTTCCAGGGATGGACAGCACTAAGCAGAAAAGAaggtttttctagtttctttcacATGATCTCTCCTTGACAGGCTTTCAGAGGTTCCCAGATGCCTTCAGAAATTACCCTCATTTAATGGGGATAATACTGAGGACTAATATATTACTATAATAATATTAGACTCGGGGCAGATTTTAGCTTGTATGATATTCACCAGTCTTACCATAAGCTGTTTATGGCTGGCCTTGGTTCTGATTGGTCAGTCCCCAGGTCACATGagttattaaaaatgttaatatccCCTCTGATTAAAGCAAAACATTTTGTTCCTATTAATCCCCAGTTCCTAGTTGTCCTATGACATGTATGTCTCAACTGTTCCTGGGAGACACAGGTTATAGCTTTTTACATGGTATAGAGAGCATATGCCTTATGCCAATGTTGGATAAGAttatgatagaaggaaaattagataaaataataatgtttatgaAGAGGAAGGCAAGAGTTCACTATTCCCTTAAAAAGAGTGGAAGGGAGACCCAGAAGTAGAGGAAACAAGTAATCAAACCTAAGTAACTCCTCTCTCTGGACCAGACTCTCAGGAAGGGAAGGCTCTCTTAAGTAGGTTGAAAGGGGAGATGAGATCAGAGGAGACTTCCACCCCACTTCTTTTAAGAGGGGGCTGccccacaagggaagagagcagaaCTGTGATTGCTGCCGTGTGAAGAATTCTGGAGCCCAGGAGCCTGTCAGCTGTGGCTGTAGCCTCAGTCTGACCAAGCTGCAGGGCCTGAGAGGCCAGAGAAAGAGCTCAATTTGGATTCCCTTGTCCCATTCCCCATCACTGCTATGTGTCATGGAAAACATGCAGAAGTCTCCATGTGTCCATAGGGGAAATGGACGGCAGCTGACTTGAGAGTTGGCAGGCAAGAAGACAGTTTATCTTGCCATAGAGGCTGAGGGGTGTACAGCCTCCCAAGGGCTGGATGCAGGACATGGGGGTGCTCAGGGATCTGCTCCAACAGTGAGAGCCAGAGTGTGGTGAGTCAGCTGGGGAAGACCAATGGGCCGTGATCAAGCTAAGAAAACAAGCAAAGCCCAGTGGCCACAGCTCAACTGATACCACTGACAGACCTGACCAGGGTCCTGCCCCAGGGACTAGTGGGGAAATTGAGACAGTGCAGGATCCAAGGCCCTTTACCTCGTCACCCTGAAGCCACACACAATCTCCTCCCACCCCATACCCGTGCTCTGCTGGGCATGAGGAGCATCTAATTTCCAATTGTGTTCCTCACATACTCTCTCACAGCATCGGAGTGGAAAATACAGAACCAGAAGTTCCCTCTTCACCACCAGGCCATCTGGCATTAGTCATTTCCCCTCAGGTTTTGTATAGCAGGAGTTTAGTACAACATGTCAGTTTCCCTCCCTTACTTGCTCCTTTAATCAAAGCATGGGTGAGTGGCAGAAGCAAGAGAACCCAAGTGCACACAGGCGTCTGGAGAAGGGTTTTGCAGCTGGCTGCGTACACAATAAAAACCACTTTTAGGGAACTGACCTTCAGAGTGGAATAAAAGGGCCAGAGGGACAGACTGCGTAAGCGAATGGTTGAGTCCGCTGTCAACATGAAACAGTGTGAGCTGAAAACTAAATGTTCCTGCTGCTGCTTGGAAATCGGGAACAGCCCCACTGATGTGTTATGCCCCAAGCAGACAGAGGGCAGAGTTTCCCAAGACACTGCCTAGATTCTGAGACCTTAGACCAGCCACCTTCCTTCAGCctcttattctttatttcatgGACCTAAATAGCCtctaaataaatatagaatattctattctatatttggAGCATTTAAGCATCAGGTGTaatcaaataactcaatttaattttttttattgagaacCTCCTATAGAAAAGATATTGTGCCAGCAGCCTGGGAAGTTAAAAGATAATTCCTATCTCTGAAGAAGTTTTGTTTGAGCAAAGAACATGACAGGAAATAAGACAGAAGAGTCAAAAGTCGTAagagatgtttaagaaaaatagaaaaatgttcatAGGATTCAGAAGGAGAAACTCTATACAGTTGAAACGATCAGGAAAGATGTCAAGAAGTAGTAGTGTCTATGATGATGTGTGAAGAATGAGTGTGATTTGAGGTacaaaggagggaggagaaattACTCTAGATGGGGAGCTGGCCCGGCAAAGGTGTGGAAGCTGACTGGCAAGGGCAGGGGATCTAATTTGCTTAAACATAGAATACCTGGGAGAGACTCCTGAGTACTTGAGCCTGGAAAGGTAGGTAGGGGCTATATTATAAAAGAACTTAGAGAAATTTTACTTAGTTTTGTTGAAAATGGGGAGAGATTGATGTCTAAGTAGAGGGATGACATGATTGGATGATCAGATGGGATCTTTGGATACACCCCCAATACAATTAGAGTTACAGTTCCTAAGCCCtcctatttcaataaataaacctcttttttttcccaaaaaggaGGTCCTATATACCCAGAAGTTTGGAATGTTAATCTACCTCAATATTTAACCATAACTCAGAGTTCACTTTTTTCTTCATAGAAGATAACCTCTTAGATCCCTGTGTACCTTTCTTCATAGCAGTCATTAGTGTATGATTATACACTTATTTATGTGACTATGTAGTTAATGAACCTCCCCCCACTAAGATTATAAGCTCCACGACAACAGGTGTGGTATGTTTGGCCCTCGTGGTATTCTTAATTCATATCACAGTGCCCGACATGTAGAAGTAACACCACGAATCTTTCAAATACA harbors:
- the CLCA1 gene encoding calcium-activated chloride channel regulator 1, whose amino-acid sequence is MGSFKNSVFILVLHLLEGVLSDSLIQLNNNGYEGIVIAVDPNVPEDETLIQQIKDMVTEASPYLFEATEKRFYFKNVAILIPQNWNTKPEYVKPKLETYKNADVLVAEPNPTGNDGPYTEHMGGCGEKGNKIYLTPGFLAGKKLLQYGPQGRVFVHEWAHLRWGVFNEYDNDQKFYLSNKRKKPVICPSTITGKNVLQKCQGGSCVTQSCKSDRVTGLYEKGCEFIPNEFQTEKASIMYSQSIRSVVEFCTEKNHNKEAPNEQNKKCNLRSTWEVIQGSEDFKKTTPMTTQPPKPTFSLLQIRQRIVCLVLDKSGSMTTGDRLKRLNQAGKLFLLQTVEQGSWVGMVTFDSAAYVKSELVQINSATERDTLARSLPTVASGGTSICSGIQSAFTVIRKKYPTDGSEIVLLTDGEDSTISSCFNEVKQSGVIIHTVALGPSAARELEELSKMTGGLQTYASDQVQNNGLMDAFGALSSGNGAVSQRSIQLESKGLTLQNSQWLNGTVIVDSTVGKDTLFLITWTTDIPQILLWDPSGKKQDGFLVDTYIKMAYLQIPGIAKVGIWKYSLQASSQTLTLTVTSRASSGTLPPVTVTSKMNKDTGKFPSPMVVYAKIHQGSLPILRAKVTALIESVDGKTVTLELLDNGAGADATKDDGVYSRYFTAYDTNGRYSVKVWALGGVDTATQKGIPQQTRAMYIPGWIENGQVKWNPPRPEINKDDLQGKQVCFSRTSSGGSFVASDVPKAPIPDLFPPCKITDLKAKIQGDSLINLTWTAPGDDYDHGRAHKYIIGISTNILDLRDKFNDSLQVNTTHLSPKEANSEEVFVFKPENITFTNGTDLFIAVQAVDKVNLKSEISNIAQVSLFIPPETPPETPSPSLPCPDINTNSTIPGIHILKIMWKWLGELQLSVALG